One part of the Tachyglossus aculeatus isolate mTacAcu1 chromosome 26, mTacAcu1.pri, whole genome shotgun sequence genome encodes these proteins:
- the STARD5 gene encoding stAR-related lipid transfer protein 5 isoform X1, which yields MEPALAAETGRAVAEKLRLYRGDASGWRSCRTGPGLSISWRPSTEFPGNLYRGEGFVCGTPEQVWECLKPVPNGLRTEWDANVKGFEVVETIGEDLSICRTLTPSAAMKLISPRDFVDLVLIKKYDDGSITSNATHVDHPLCPPQPGYVRGFNHPCGCFCEPVPGDPNKTQLFSFFQTDLGGHLPRTVVDTFFPHSMAEFYRNLQKAVRQLQA from the exons ATGGAGCCGGCTCTGGCGGCGGAGACGGGGCGGGCGGTGGCCGAGAAACTGCGGCTCTACCGGGGCGACGCCAGCGGCTGGAGGAGCTGTCGGACCGGG CCCGGACTGTCCATCTCCTGGAGGCCGTCCACGGAATTCCCGGGAAACCT GTATCGCGGCGAAGGGTTCGTGTGTGGCACCCCAGAGCAAGTGTGGGAGTGCCTGAAGCCAGTGCCCAATGGGCTGCGCACGGAGTGGGATGCCAACGTCAAGGGGTTTGAAGTTGTTGAAACGATCGGAGAG GATCTCTCCATCTGCAGAACGCTCACCCCTTCAGCCGCCATGAAGCTCATCTCTCCCCGGGACTTTGTGGACTTGGTGCTGATCAAGAAATATGATGATGGCAGTATCACGTCCAATG CCACCCACGTGGACCACCCGCTCTGCCCACCCCAGCCAGGCTACGTCAGAGGCTTCAACCACCCATGCGGCTGCTTCTGTGAACCCGTCCCAGG GGATCCGAACAAGACACAGCTGTTCAGTTTCTTCCAGACGGACCTCGGGGGCCACCTGCCTCGGACCGTGGTGGACACCTTCTTCCCCCACAGCATGGCCGAGTTCTACCGCAACCTCCAGAAGGCCGTGAGACAGCTTCAGGCCTGA
- the STARD5 gene encoding stAR-related lipid transfer protein 5 isoform X2 has translation MEPALAAETGRAVAEKLRLYRGDASGWRSCRTGPGLSISWRPSTEFPGNLYRGEGFVCGTPEQVWECLKPVPNGLRTEWDANVKGFEVVETIGEDLSICRTLTPSAAMKLISPRDFVDLVLIKKYDDGSITSNGIRTRHSCSVSSRRTSGATCLGPWWTPSSPTAWPSSTATSRRP, from the exons ATGGAGCCGGCTCTGGCGGCGGAGACGGGGCGGGCGGTGGCCGAGAAACTGCGGCTCTACCGGGGCGACGCCAGCGGCTGGAGGAGCTGTCGGACCGGG CCCGGACTGTCCATCTCCTGGAGGCCGTCCACGGAATTCCCGGGAAACCT GTATCGCGGCGAAGGGTTCGTGTGTGGCACCCCAGAGCAAGTGTGGGAGTGCCTGAAGCCAGTGCCCAATGGGCTGCGCACGGAGTGGGATGCCAACGTCAAGGGGTTTGAAGTTGTTGAAACGATCGGAGAG GATCTCTCCATCTGCAGAACGCTCACCCCTTCAGCCGCCATGAAGCTCATCTCTCCCCGGGACTTTGTGGACTTGGTGCTGATCAAGAAATATGATGATGGCAGTATCACGTCCAATG GGATCCGAACAAGACACAGCTGTTCAGTTTCTTCCAGACGGACCTCGGGGGCCACCTGCCTCGGACCGTGGTGGACACCTTCTTCCCCCACAGCATGGCCGAGTTCTACCGCAACCTCCAGAAGGCCGTGA